TTTGAACGCCTTCTGAAGTCTATCAAAGGTCAAATTGCCCCCCACAGGTAGCATTTGCGATAAGGCCTCGGCGGCATCCTTATATTGCGATTTCACGATCATGTGGAACACAGCAGGATATATGTGGTGGTGATAGGGGTTCCTGTGGCAAGTACGGAATGCCCTCTTAGCCAGCTGGATGTCGTGTGGCTTTGGCATGCCTACAATAGACGCGAACCTCTCAATCGCCGAATAAAGCCCGCTGTTGTAAACCCGTTGTGAAGAGACAGTTTTTATCAAGTCGAGACAATAGTTAACGCTGTTGTCCTCCGTAGTTTGCTGTATTTCCCTTTCGCACTCCGTGCGGTGCTGGAGTCCAGTCCTTTTAATCTCAGCAGTGGTCCACAAAATCCCTTCTGCGGCCCTGATAAAGTACACAAGCGTCGCGTATGCGACCCTGATTTTATGGAAGGAATAGTAGGTCCGATACTGCAGCCTGTTTAGGCAGAAGCTGTGGAAGTCCAACTGGTGCAGGTAAATCTCGTGTTGTTTTTCCAGCACCATAGCGTATATATCATGCGCGTTTTTCAACAACTCCTCTGGGCTATTAGCATTTTTTTCATTCGTTGTTCCACTTGTAGTCTCCTGGATGTAGAGCATCCTATGGTAATTCGCGGCCATCAACTCGTATTTCATGTGTTTGACTTCTGGAGGCGTATATTTGTTGGTTTTTGCTTGGGCGTCCCTTTCTTCTTTCGTCATGTCTTCCACCAGGAAATTTCTCCATTTTGCACGGCTGGCTACGAAATCGTACGTTCTAAGCATCGCCTTAGCGGTTTTTGAGCTCGTTTGACGATCGCTCCTGTCTATGTCCGACGCCATACAGAATGCCTTCTTGCTTTTTTCCAACGCCCCCATGTGACGATAGACTTTCCCCATCAACATGTGGGCGTCGATTGCCGTAGGCGTCGTCTTCAACGTTTGCTCCAAGAGCTCCAACGCCTCATCATAGAAGCCTGCATAATCGTATATCTTCGCCGCCACCAACAGCACAACCGCCAGATAATTTTGTGATGCCACGTTGTGTTGCGCGTTGTTGGTTATCGCGCCTTTTGTCTCTCCTTGCGCTTTATCAATCCCGTCCATCAACATGAGCCCGTCTTCGAGATTTTTACGGTACTTTTCTAATAGTACTAGCAGGTGGTATACAATCTCAAAGGTGCATCCATGCACAAAGAACTTGAATATGCTTAAACAACCCACCTCAACGAGCGGCTTCAGCATGTCGTGGAACTGTCGTATATGGTCGTTGGTGATAAATGAGGCCGTCAGCGCCTTGCCCAAATAGTTGTTGATTTTGACTTCATTTAGAGCATCAAGCAGTATCCGGCTCTCACTCTGTGTTATTGCCCTGCTAAAAATGAACAGCGGATGTCTAGACCAGCTGTTCATCTTCGGGCGCGTGCTGTATATGCAACACCTTGCGATAGGATATTCTTTCAGGTATTCCTCTAGTATGGATTCAGCCTCGTCTATTGACACGGATTTGGGTTTGGGCAATGCTTTCATGTCCAACGCTTTGGCCACCTTCACGGTGTAATCTACATAACTGTAGCAACCGAGAAACAGCTGTTCATCCTTGGTGGGGCTTGCGCTGCTCTCAGTTTTTTGCCTCATTGCACTCACCCAATGGTCGAAAGTCCTGTTAACCGTGTTTTCGCCGCACCAGTTGCTTGTGGAGTACTCCCCGTCGATATCCATGATTTCCTCGCTCAGCAAGATGGGTGGCAGTTCTCCACTTTTCACCTTGTCTACAAACGCCTTATTGCACACGTCAGCCGAATCGCTCTTTAACTCATTTTGCACCGGTTTGAGCATATCCATCACATTCGACTTGTGGCGTGGGAGGGGCATCTGAAAAATCCCCGCCTCTCTGACAGCTCGGTGCGTGATGATGAAGAGGAGGGTGTATCTGGCGTTATCCGGGTTCAGCTGCACCAACTGCTTGTATGTATTGTGCGCCATATCCCAGAGCCCACCAAGCAGAGCGGATCGTCCGACATATTCCAACCTTGTGATTTTGTCCAGCACTAAACCTTCCTTGTCAGTGAGAAGCTTGATGCACTCGTTGTACTTGGCGGTATCCTCGAGCAACATGGCCCAGTATAGTATTGCGGAACTGAGCTCAAATGGGGCCGCATCGTAACATCCGCTGAATACCCTATCGGCCTCGGTGAGGACTTTTAAGGCCCCTTCCACATTCCCGCAGAGGTGCTGTGCGAAGGCGAATGTCATCCACTCCTTGTAGTGCTTCATTCTTAACTGCAGCCCGCTACTTGCGAATTTTTTGAACGCCTCATAATCATTTATTTCGATGGCGAGCGCGTACAGGTCCCTCAACAACCGTTCGTTCTGTGGGTCTATTTTGCTCGCCATTGTGAAGCACTTCAGCGTGTCTTTGTACTGCTTCTTGTTCTTGTATATCCTTCCCAGTACGTACCAGCAGTGGCAACTGTTAAGGTCGTTTTTGATTGCCTCCCTGGCGATCGCTAGGATCTCTTCGTGCTTCGAAGGATCGATTTGCGACATGAACAGGGCCTTGAAGGATTTCGCCTCTCCGTGTTTGGGGTACTTGTTGACGAGTTCTTCTGCGATTTTGAGCCCCTTCTTATACAACTTCTGGTTGTACAGATCCTGCGTGTGTCTATGGCATTCACAACAGCGACTAGACCTACCATCATATTCTTAAAGGCGGCTTTGTCCTTCGCGGACAGCACGTCATGCTGGCCGTTGGAGGCACTGTTGTCTTGTTTCACGTTAGCCATTTCAACAGAGTGCCTT
This sequence is a window from Babesia bigemina genome assembly Bbig001, chromosome : I. Protein-coding genes within it:
- a CDS encoding tetratricopeptide repeat containing domain protein, putative, coding for MANVKQDNSASNGQHDVLSAKDKAAFKNMMDLYNQKLYKKGLKIAEELVNKYPKHGEAKSFKALFMSQIDPSKHEEILAIAREAIKNDLNSCHCWYVLGRIYKNKKQYKDTLKCFTMASKIDPQNERLLRDLYALAIEINDYEAFKKFASSGLQLRMKHYKEWMTFAFAQHLCGNVEGALKVLTEADRVFSGCYDAAPFELSSAILYWAMLLEDTAKYNECIKLLTDKEGLVLDKITRLEYVGRSALLGGLWDMAHNTYKQLVQLNPDNARYTLLFIITHRAVREAGIFQMPLPRHKSNVMDMLKPVQNELKSDSADVCNKAFVDKVKSGELPPILLSEEIMDIDGEYSTSNWCGENTVNRTFDHWVSAMRQKTESSASPTKDEQLFLGCYSYVDYTVKVAKALDMKALPKPKSVSIDEAESILEEYLKEYPIARCCIYSTRPKMNSWSRHPLFIFSRAITQSESRILLDALNEVKINNYLGKALTASFITNDHIRQFHDMLKPLVEVGCLSIFKFFVHGCTFEIVYHLLVLLEKYRKNLEDGLMLMDGIDKAQGETKGAITNNAQHNVASQNYLAVVLLVAAKIYDYAGFYDEALELLEQTLKTTPTAIDAHMLMGKVYRHMGALEKSKKAFCMASDIDRSDRQTSSKTAKAMLRTYDFVASRAKWRNFLVEDMTKEERDAQAKTNKYTPPEVKHMKYELMAANYHRMLYIQETTSGTTNEKNANSPEELLKNAHDIYAMVLEKQHEIYLHQLDFHSFCLNRLQYRTYYSFHKIRVAYATLVYFIRAAEGILWTTAEIKRTGLQHRTECEREIQQTTEDNSVNYCLDLIKTVSSQRVYNSGLYSAIERFASIVGMPKPHDIQLAKRAFRTCHRNPYHHHIYPAVFHMIVKSQYKDAAEALSQMLPVGGNLTFDRLQKAFKGTDGSVLTDTDAAYVYLEDVITHLQKMGVFDHRHSEAILRCVNECPDTMHRIMARMDHSYINSICTFGELESHYLEVKKLSVESRGCPHEKPLQDLVLSVERAAREKYPFSDLSASLNTTNV